From a region of the Cygnus atratus isolate AKBS03 ecotype Queensland, Australia chromosome 3, CAtr_DNAZoo_HiC_assembly, whole genome shotgun sequence genome:
- the DSE gene encoding dermatan-sulfate epimerase isoform X2 — protein sequence MYETSYRRGWGFQYLHNHQPTNCVALLAGSLVLMNQGYLQEAYLWTKQVLAIMEKSVVLLQEVTDGSLYEGVAYGSYTTRSLFQYMFLVQRHFDINHFSHPWLKQHFAFMYRTVLPGFQRTVAIADSNYNWFYGPESQLVFLDKFVMRNGSGNWLAEQIRRNRVVEGPGTPSKGQRWCTLHTEFLWYDASLRSVPPPDFGVPKLHYFEDWGVVTYGSALPAEINRPFLSFKSGKLGGRAIYDIVHKNKYKEWIKGWRNFNAGHEHPDQNSFTFAPNGVPFITEALYGPKYTFFNNVLMFSPAVSKSCFSPWEGQITEDCSSKWLKYKHDLAGDCQGRVVAAMERSGVVFIRGEGVGAYNPKLKLRKLQRNLILLHPQLLLVVDQIHLEDDSPLEAATSFFHNVDVPFEETVVDEVHGAFIRHRDGIYKMYWMDDTGHSEKATIASRMYPRGYPYNGTNYVNVTTLLRHPVTRAIYLFIGPSIDVQSFTVRGDSRQLDVFVTTSEHAYAIYLWTVEEGPRSAFAQVIADRQKIVFDRASAIRSSAVPEVKDYVGIVEKNLQHFKPVFQQLEKQILSRVRNTASFRKTAERLLRFSDKRQTEEAIDRIFAISQRQQQQRGRAKKNRKVAKGYKFVDAVPDIFAQIEVNERKVRQKAQTQAQKELPVDEDEEMKDLLDFADITYVKHKTGVSIKGRSGLAQMVTTARSSAPSISASYTRLFLILNIAIFFVMLAMQLTYFQKAKRLHGQRCLYAILLVDSCILLWLYSSCSQSQC from the exons ATGTACGAAACATCATACAGACGTGGATGGGGTTTCCAGTACCTTCATAACCACCAGCCTACCAACTGTgtggccctgctggctggaaGCCTGGTTCTGATGAATCAAG gctaCCTTCAGGAAGCTTACCTGTGGACCAAGCAAGTGTTGGCAATCATGGAGAAGTCAGtggtcctgctgcaggaggtcaCAGATGGCTCGCTCTATGAAGGGGTGGCTTATGGCAGCTACACAACCAGATCGTTGTTTCAGTACATGTTTCTTGTCCAAAGGCACTTTGATATCAATCACTTCAGCCACCCCTGGCTCAAGCAGCACTTTGCATTTATGTACAGGACTGTCCTGCCAG GGTTTCAGAGAACTGTGGCCATTGCAGACTCCAACTACAACTGGTTCTATGGGCCAGAGAGCCAGCTGGTGTTTCTTGACAAATTTGTCATGCGCAACGGCAGCGGGAACTGGTTGGCAGAGCAGATCAGAAGGAACCGGGTGGTGGAGGGCCCGGGGACTCCATCCAAAGGGCAGAGGTGGTGCACGCTCCACACTGAATTTCTCTG GTATGATGCAAGTTTGCGCTCTGTACCTCCACCAGACTTCGGGGTTCCAAAGCTGCATTACTTTGAGGACTGGGGAGTGGTAACCTATGGAAGTGCTTTGCCAGCTGAAATCAACAggcctttcctttccttcaagTCAGGAAAGCTGGGAGGACGTGCAATATATGATATTGTTCATAAGAACAAGTACAAAGAGTGGATCAAGGGATGGAGGAACTTTAATGCTGGTCATGAACACCCGGACCAGAACTCCTTTACTTTTGCTCCCAATGGTGTACCTTTCATAACGGAAGCTCTGTATGGgccaaaatatactttttttaataatgtgttGATGTTTTCCCCTGCTGTGTCCAAGAGCTGCTTCTCCCCATGGGAAGGGCAGATTACAGAGGATTGTTCTTCAAAGTGGCTTAAATATAAACATGACTTGGCTGGTGACTGTCAGGGACGAGTGGTTGCTGCCATGGAGAGAAGCGGGGTGGTTTTTATCAGGGGAGAAGGAGTGGGTGCATACAATCCTAAACTGAAGCTGAGAAAATTGCAAAGAAACCTCATACTTCTCCATCCTCAGCTTCTGTTGGTGGTGGACCAAATCCACTTAGAAGATGACAGCCCCTTGGAGGCAGCAACCAGTTTCTTCCACAATGTGGATGTGCCTTTTGAAGAAACAGTTGTTGATGAGGTCCATGGGGCATTTATTAGACACCGTGATGGGATATATAAAATGTACTGGATGGATGATACTGGCCACAGTGAGAAAGCTACCATTGCCTCAAGGATGTATCCCCGGGGCTACCCTTACAACGGAACGAACTACGTGAATGTAACAACCCTCTTGCGGCACCCCGTCACGAGAGCCATTTACCTGTTCATTGGACCCTCCATCGATGTGCAGAGCTTCACGGTCCGTGGAGACTCTCGGCAACTGGATGTTTTCGTTACCACCAGTGAGCACGCCTATGCAATTTACCTGTGGACTGTTGAGGAAGGGCCCCGCTCTGCCTTTGCACAGGTTATTGCAGACCGCCAGAAAATTGTCTTTGACCGAGCCTCTGCCATTAGGAGCTCTGCAGTGCCAGAAGTGAAGGACTACGTAGGGATTGTGGAGAAGAACCTGCAGCATTTTAAGCCAgttttccagcagctggagaagcagaTACTGTCTCGTGTACGAAACACAGCTAGCTTTAGGAAGACTGCTGAGCGCCTGTTGAGGTTTTCAGATAAAAGACAGACAGAGGAGGCCATTGACAGAATATTTGCAATCTCACAGAGGCAGCAACAGCAGCGtggcagagcaaagaaaaatagaaaggtaGCCAAAGGCTACAAATTTGTTGATGCTGTTCCTGACATTTTTGCACAAATTGaggtaaatgaaagaaaagtgcGTCAAAAGGCACAGACTCAAGCACAAAAAGAGTTGCCTGTAGATGAAGATGAGGAAATGAAAGATCTTTTGGATTTTGCAGATATCACTTATGTGAAGCACAAAACTGGAGTGTCAATCAAAGGCCGATCAGGGCTGGCACAGATGGTGACAACTGCTCGAAGTAGCGCCCCATCAATATCAGCCTCTTATACCCGCCTCTTTCTCATTCTCaacattgctattttttttgtcatgttagCAATGCAGCTCACGTATTTTCAGAAGGCCAAAAGACTGCATGGCCAAAGATGTCTGTATGCAATACTTTTAGTAGACAGCTGTATATTATTGTGGCTGTATTCTTCCTGTTCTCAGTCACAATGTTAG